Proteins from a genomic interval of Bradysia coprophila strain Holo2 chromosome X, BU_Bcop_v1, whole genome shotgun sequence:
- the LOC119080800 gene encoding D-beta-hydroxybutyrate dehydrogenase-like — protein MSSLKSLRGKCAVVTGSTSGIGWGVVTQFAKAGCRIMLHGLEKESEISNLKEELANLSHDKVAYSSADLVDPEQCKGLISEATSQLGKVDILVNNAGVQFTAPVHEFPPEKWNWLISINLNAPYHLTRSVIPQMYDRKWGRLIHIASAHGKVASPNKSGYCASKHGVLGFSKSVALESAGTGVTSNCICPGWVLTPLVQKQIEKISKERQISLHDAKMQLLLEKQPSGEFVKPEDLGDFAVFLSTDAASQITGASLSMDGGWTAR, from the coding sequence ATGAGCTCTCTCAAATCCCTGCGTGGCAAGTGTGCCGTTGTGACTGGTAGCACAAGTGGAATCGGGTGGGGAGTGGTTACACAGTTTGCTAAGGCCGGTTGTAGGATAATGTTGCACGGTCTTGAAAAGGAGTCTGAAATATCCAATCTGAAGGAAGAATTAGCAAATTTATCGCACGACAAAGTAGCATACTCATCTGCAGATCTCGTCGATCCTGAACAGTGCAAAGGACTTATTTCCGAAGCAACAAGTCAACTGGGCAAAGTGGACATTTTGGTGAACAACGCAGGGGTTCAGTTTACAGCACCAGTACATGAATTTCCGCCTGAAAAATGGAACTGGTTGATTTCTATCAATTTAAATGCACCGTACCACTTAACTCGCTCCGTCATTCCACAAATGTATGACCGGAAATGGGGTCGACTGATTCATATTGCCAGTGCACATGGTAAAGTAGCATCGCCGAATAAAAGTGGTTATTGTGCATCGAAACACGGTGTGCTTGGTTTCTCCAAATCGGTTGCACTTGAGTCAGCCGGCACCGGTGTCACTAGCAATTGTATTTGTCCTGGATGGGTGTTGACGCCTCTtgtacaaaaacaaattgagaaaatttcgaAGGAGAGACAGATTTCGTTACACGACGCTAAAATGCAACTCCTCTTGGAGAAGCAACCGAGTGGCGAGTTTGTCAAACCAGAAGATTTGGGTGACTTTGCCGTGTTTCTCAGCACAGATGCTGCTAGTCAAATTACTGGCGCATCTCTTTCCATGGACGGAGGCTGGACAGCTCGTTAG